From one Coffea eugenioides isolate CCC68of chromosome 11, Ceug_1.0, whole genome shotgun sequence genomic stretch:
- the LOC113753588 gene encoding UPF0664 stress-induced protein C29B12.11c produces MALNPQVFPNGMPVPFVNEMFVLARDGVDFEVDKIPGAQGGHVKAKGIIYLSNIRMVFVANKPVGDFAAFDLPLLYIRGEKFNQPIFFCNNISGSVDPVVPENEQRALFSTHSFKILFKEGGCGTFVPLFFNLIHSVRQYNQETSRAGPQLDPLQASQTPVDEMMRHAYVDPNDPTRIFLQQPNPQSQLRRRGYHSQPANHAI; encoded by the exons ATGGCTCTGAATCCTCAGGTGTTTCCTAACGGGATGCCCGTGCCGTTTGTGAACGAGATGTTCGTATTAGCCAGAGATGGCGTGGATTTCGAGGTTGACAAGATCCCCGG AGCTCAAGGAGGACATGTCAAAGCAAAGGGCATAATTTACTTGTCCAATATACGTATGGTTTTTGTTGCAAATAAACCTGTTGGAGACTTTGCTGCTTTTGATCTGCCCCTG CTTTACATTCGCGGTGAAAAATTTAACCAACCAATATTCTTCTGCAACAATATATCTGGATCTGTCGACCCT GTTGTACCTGAAAACGAGCAAAGGGCTCTATTCTCTACTCATTCATTCAAGATTTTATTCAAGGAAGGTGGTTGCGGAACTTTTGTGCCCTTATTCTTTAACCTAATTCATTCTGTGAGACAATATAATCAAGAGACATCAAGAGCAGGTCCTCAGTTGGATCCCTTGCAAGCATCACAGACGCCTGTTGATGAAATGATGCGACATGC GTATGTTGACCCAAATGATCCTACAAGGATATTCTTGCAGCAACCAAATCCTCAGTCACAGCTCAGGCGCCGAGGCTACCATTCACAGCCTGCTAATCATGCCATTTGA